Proteins from a genomic interval of Medicago truncatula cultivar Jemalong A17 chromosome 3, MtrunA17r5.0-ANR, whole genome shotgun sequence:
- the LOC11413203 gene encoding putative disease resistance protein At3g14460 isoform X1 encodes MAFLSPIIQEICERLSSTDFGGYVREELGKKLEITLVSINQVLDDAETKKYENQNVKNWVDDASNEVYELDQLLDIIASDSANQKGKIQRFLSGSINRFESRIKVLLKRLVGFAEQTERLGLHEGGASRFSAASLGHEYVIYGREHEQEEMIDFLLSDSHGENQLPIISIVGLTGIGKTALAQLVYNDHRIQEQFEFKAWVHVSETFNYDHLIKSILRSISSAEVGDEGTEILNSQLQQQLAGKKYLLVLDDVGIKNGNMLEHLLLPLNRGSSRGKMIVTTHDSEVALVMRSTRLLHLKQLEESDSWSLFVRYAFQGKNVFEYPNLELIGKKIVAKCGGLPLTLKTLGILFQRKFSVTEWVEILETDLWCLPEGDNCINFALRMHYLSLPPNLKRCFACWSNLPKGYEFEEGELIRLWMAEGLLNCCGRNKSKEELGNEFFDQLVSMSFFQQSVLMPLWTGKCYFIMHDLVNDLAKSVSGEFRLRIRIEGDNMKDIPKRTRHVWCCLDLEDGDRKLENVKKIKGLHSLMVEAQGYGDQRFKVRTDVQLNLFLRLKYLRMLSFSGCNLLELADEIRNLKLLRYLDLSYTEITSLPNSICKLYSLHTLLLEECFKLTELPSNFCKLVNLRHLNLKGTHIKKMPKEMRGLINLEMLTDFVVGEQHGFDIKQLAELNHLKGRLQISGLKNVADPADAMAANLKHKKHLEELSLSYDEWREMDGSVTEACFSVLEALRPNRNLTRLSINDYRGSSFPNWLGDHHHLANLLSLELLGCTHCSQLPPLGQFPSLKKLSISGCHGVEIIGSEFCRYNSANVPFRSLETLCFKNMSEWKEWLCLDGFPLVKELSLNHCPKLKSTLPYHLPSLLKLEIIDCQELEASIPNAANISDIELKRCDGIFINKLPSSLERAILCGTHVIETTLEKILVSSAFLEELEVEDFFGPNLEWSSLNMCSCNSLRTLTITGWHSSSFPFALHLFTNLNSLVLYNCPWLESFFERQLPSNLSSLRIERCRNLMATIEEWGLFQLKSLKQFSLSDDFEILESFPEESMLPSSINSFELTNCPNLRKINCKGLLHLTSLKSLYIEDCPCLESLPEEGLPSSLSTLSIHDCPLIKQLYQTEQGERWHTISHIPYVTIS; translated from the coding sequence ATGGCATTTCTTTCCCCTATCATCCAAGAGATTTGTGAGAGGTTATCTTCAACAGATTTCGGAGGCTACGTCCGTGAAGAGCTGGGGAAAAAACTTGAAATCACACTGGTTTCTATCAATCAAGTGCTGGATGACGCAGAGACAAAGAAGTACGAGAATCAAAACGTGAAGAATTGGGTTGATGATGCGAGTAATGAGGTATACGAATTAGATCAACTGTTGGACATCATTGCTAGTGACTCTGCAAATCAAAAGGGAAAGATACAACGCTTTCTTTCAGGTTCTATCAATCGGTTTGAATCTAGGATTAAAGTATTGCTCAAGAGGCTCGTAGGTTTTGCAGAGCAAACGGAAAGATTGGGACTTCATGAAGGTGGAGCCAGCAGATTTTCAGCTGCATCTTTGGGGCATGAATATGTCATATATGGTAGAGAGCATGAGCAAGAGGAAATGATTGATTTTTTACTTTCAGATAGTCACGGTGAGAACCAGCTACCCATAATCAGTATAGTGGGTCTGACGGGGATTGGTAAGACAGCCCTTGCCCAGCTTGTTTACAATGACCATAGGATACAGGAGCAGTTTGAATTTAAAGCTTGGGTCCATGTTTCAGAAACTTTTAATTATGATCATCTCATCAAATCAATTCTCAGGTCAATTTCTTCAGCAGAAGTAGGTGATGAAGGCACGGAAATACTCAACAGTCAATTGCAACAGCAGCTAGCAGGGAAGAAATATTTGCTTGTTCTAGATGATGTCGGgataaaaaatggaaatatgCTGGAGCATTTACTACTTCCTCTTAACCGTGGATCTTCTCGAGGTAAGATGATCGTGACAACACATGACAGTGAGGTAGCGTTAGTTATGAGATCCACACGACTACTTCATTTAAAGCAATTGGAGGAGAGTGACTCTTGGAGTTTATTTGTGAGATATGCTTTTCAAGGCAAGAATGTGTTTGAATATCCAAATCTTGAATTGATTGGCAAGAAAATAGTAGCAAAATGTGGGGGGTTGCCTTTAACTCTGAAAACATTGGGGATTCTCTTCCAAAGAAAATTCTCTGTAACTGAATGGGTTGAGATATTGGAGACTGATTTGTGGTGTTTACCCGAGGGTGACAACTGCATTAATTTTGCTCTGAGGATGCATTACCTTAGCCTCCCTCCCAATCTGAAGCGTTGTTTTGCTTGTTGGTCTAATCTTCCCAAGGGTTATGAGTTTGAGGAGGGTGAATTAATCAGGCTTTGGATGGCAGAAGGTTTGTTAAATTGTTGCGgaagaaacaaaagcaaagaAGAGTTAGGGAATGAATTCTTCGATCAACTAGTGTCAATGTCATTTTTCCAACAATCAGTATTGATGCCATTATGGACCGGTAAGTGCTACTTTATCATGCATGATCTTGTCAATGATTTAGCGAAATCAGTGTCAGGAGAGTTCCGATTGCGAATACGAATAGAGGGTGATAACATGAAAGATATACCTAAAAGGACACGTCACGTATGGTGCTGCCTTGATTTGGAAGATGGTGATAGAAAACTAgagaatgttaaaaaaatcaagGGACTACACAGTCTGATGGTAGAAGCACAAGGCTATGGTGACCAACGCTTTAAGGTACGCACCGATGTGCagcttaatttgtttttaagacTAAAATATTTGCGAATGTTGTCTTTCTCGGGTTGCAATCTCTTAGAGCTAGCTGATGAGATAAGAAATTTAAAGCTTCTGCGCTATCTAGACCTTTCTTACACAGAGATTACAAGCTTACCTAATTCCATTTGTAAGCTGTATAGTTTGCATACCCTCTTACTGGAAGAATGTTTTAAATTGACTGAGCTCCCATCAAATTTTTGCAAACTCGTCAATTTACGTCATCTTAATTTGAAAggcacacatattaagaagaTGCCAAAGGAGATGAGAGGGTTAATAAACCTTGAGATGCTGACCGATTTTGTTGTGGGAGAGCAACATGGATTTGATATTAAGCAGTTGGCAGAACTCAACCACCTTAAAGGAAGGCTTCAAATTTCAGGGTTGAAAAATGTGGCTGATCCAGCAGATGCTATGGCAGCAAATTTGAAACATAAGAAACATTTAGAAGAATTAAGTTTGTCGTATGATGAATGGAGAGAAATGGATGGCTCAGTAACTGAAGCATGTTTCTCGGTCTTGGAGGCTCTGCGACCAAATAGAAATCTCACGAGGCTCAGCATCAATGACTACAGAGGTAGTAGCTTTCCTAATTGGCTTGGGGATCATCATCATCTAGCCAATTTATTATCTCTTGAATTGTTGGGATGTACACACTGTTCCCAGTTGCCACCACTTGGGCAGTTCCCTTCTCTCAAGAAGCTTTCCATTTCAGGCTGTCATGGAGTAGAGATCATTGGTTCAGAGTTTTGCCGCTATAATTCAGCAAATGTTCCATTTAGATCCCTTGAAACTTTGTGTTTCAAGAACATGTCTGAATGGAAGGAATGGTTATGTCTTGATGGTTTCCCTTTAGTTAAAGAGCTTTCTCTAAATCATTGTCCCAAATTGAAAAGTACCCTGCCTTATCACCTCCCTTCTTTGCTAAAATTGGAGATTATTGATTGCCAAGAGTTGGAGGCTTCAATTCCTAATGCTGCTAATATCAGTGATATAGAGCTAAAGAGATGTGATggcatttttataaataaattgccATCAAGCTTGGAAAGGGCCATCCTTTGTGGAACTCATGTCATTGAAACCACCCTAGAGAAAATTCTAGTTAGCAGTGCCTTTCTTGAAGAACTGGAAGTTGAAGACTTCTTTGGTCCAAATCTAGAATGGTCCTCTTTGAATATGTGTAGCTGTAATTCCCTTCGCACTTTAACTATAACAGGTTGGCACTCTTCTTCCTTTCCTTTTGCACTACATTTGTTCACCAATCTTAATTCTCTCGTGTTGTACAATTGTCCGTGGCTGGAATCGTTTTTTGAGAGGCAGTTGCCTTCCAACCTAAGCAGCCTCCGAATAGAAAGATGCCGTAATTTGATGGCTACAATAGAGGAGTGGGGTTTGTTCCAACTCAAATCTCTGAAACAATTCAGTCTTAGTGATGATTTTGAAATCTTGGAATCCTTTCCAGAGGAGAGTATGCTGCCATCAAGTATTAACTCTTTTGAGTTGACAAATTGTCCCAacctaagaaaaataaactgCAAGGGTCTTCTCCACCTCACTTCACTCAAATCTCTATATATTGAAGATTGCCCTTGTCTTGAGAGCTTGCCAGAGGAGGGTCTACCCAGCTCCCTTTCTACTTTGTCAATTCATGATTGTCCATTAATTAAGCAGTTGTACCAAACGGAGCAAGGCGAGCGTTGGCATACAATTTCTCACATTCCTTATGTGACAATTTCCTGA
- the LOC11416237 gene encoding uncharacterized protein, with protein MESSAEDYAAFEEKVQRTVYIDNMSPQVTESVIRTALDQFASVKSVKFIPNYLGPSSMPQCALVELDSAKKVKEVIAMIKQYPFMMSGMPRPVRARPGVMEMFDDRPMKPKRKMKCCWLEQSDPDFEVAVELKNLTRKHSSEIALMHRVLLKEEEKLAAQQAETLKVHYKKFRMIDGIMGDKTAHTLARKYNLAVADE; from the exons ATGGAATCATCAGCTGAAGATTATGCTGCATTTGAAGAGAAAGTTCAAAGGACAGTGTACATTGACAACATGTCTCCGCAAGTTACGGAATCCGTGATTAGAACTGCGCTTGACCAGTTTGCATCTGTCAAAAGTGTCAAGTTTATCCCCAACTACCTAGGACCAAGCAGCATGCCACAATGTGCATTGGTGGAATTGGATTCTGCCAAGAAGGTCAAGGAAGTGATAGCAATGATTAAGCAGTATCCTTTCATGATGTCAGGGATGCCACGGCCTGTAAGAGCTCGTCCTGGTGTAATGGAAATGTTTGATGATCGGCCAATGAAGCCGAAGAGAAAGATGAAGTGTTGTTGGTTGGAGCAAAGTGACCCTGACTTTGAGGTGGCAGTGGAGCTGAAGAATCTTACACGTAAACATTCTTCAGAAATAGCACTCATGCACAGA GTGCTGctaaaagaagaagagaagttgGCAGCCCAGCAGGCTGAAACTCTTAAAGTGCATTACAAAAAGTTTAGGATGATAGATGGCATTATGGGTGACAAAACTGCCCATACTTTGGCAAGAAAGTACAATCTGGCTGTTGCAGATGAGTGA
- the LOC11413203 gene encoding putative disease resistance RPP13-like protein 1 isoform X2 produces MAFLSPIIQEICERLSSTDFGGYVREELGKKLEITLVSINQVLDDAETKKYENQNVKNWVDDASNEVYELDQLLDIIASDSANQKGKIQRFLSGSINRFESRIKVLLKRLVGFAEQTERLGLHEGGASRFSAASLGHEYVIYGREHEQEEMIDFLLSDSHGENQLPIISIVGLTGIGKTALAQLVYNDHRIQEQFEFKAWVHVSETFNYDHLIKSILRSISSAEVGDEGTEILNSQLQQQLAGKKYLLVLDDVGIKNGNMLEHLLLPLNRGSSRGKMIVTTHDSEVALVMRSTRLLHLKQLEESDSWSLFVRYAFQGKNVFEYPNLELIGKKIVAKCGGLPLTLKTLGILFQRKFSVTEWVEILETDLWCLPEGDNCINFALRMHYLSLPPNLKRCFACWSNLPKGYEFEEGELIRLWMAEGLLNCCGRNKSKEELGNEFFDQLVSMSFFQQSVLMPLWTGKCYFIMHDLVNDLAKSVSGEFRLRIRIEGDNMKDIPKRTRHVWCCLDLEDGDRKLENVKKIKGLHSLMVEAQGYGDQRFKVRTDVQLNLFLRLKYLRMLSFSGCNLLELADEIRNLKLLRYLDLSYTEITSLPNSICKLYSLHTLLLEECFKLTELPSNFCKLVNLRHLNLKGTHIKKMPKEMRGLINLEMLTDFVVGEQHGFDIKQLAELNHLKGRLQISGLKNVADPADAMAANLKHKKHLEELSLSYDEWREMDGSVTEACFSVLEALRPNRNLTRLSINDYRGSSFPNWLGDHHHLANLLSLELLGCTHCSQLPPLGQFPSLKKLSISGCHGVEIIGSEFCRYNSANVPFRSLETLCFKNMSEWKEWLCLDGFPLVKELSLNHCPKLKSTLPYHLPSLLKLEIIDCQELEASIPNAANISDIELKRCDGIFINKLPSSLERAILCGTHVIETTLEKILVSSAFLEELEVEDFFGPNLEWSSLNMCSCNSLRTLTITGAAKRRREVGSPAG; encoded by the exons ATGGCATTTCTTTCCCCTATCATCCAAGAGATTTGTGAGAGGTTATCTTCAACAGATTTCGGAGGCTACGTCCGTGAAGAGCTGGGGAAAAAACTTGAAATCACACTGGTTTCTATCAATCAAGTGCTGGATGACGCAGAGACAAAGAAGTACGAGAATCAAAACGTGAAGAATTGGGTTGATGATGCGAGTAATGAGGTATACGAATTAGATCAACTGTTGGACATCATTGCTAGTGACTCTGCAAATCAAAAGGGAAAGATACAACGCTTTCTTTCAGGTTCTATCAATCGGTTTGAATCTAGGATTAAAGTATTGCTCAAGAGGCTCGTAGGTTTTGCAGAGCAAACGGAAAGATTGGGACTTCATGAAGGTGGAGCCAGCAGATTTTCAGCTGCATCTTTGGGGCATGAATATGTCATATATGGTAGAGAGCATGAGCAAGAGGAAATGATTGATTTTTTACTTTCAGATAGTCACGGTGAGAACCAGCTACCCATAATCAGTATAGTGGGTCTGACGGGGATTGGTAAGACAGCCCTTGCCCAGCTTGTTTACAATGACCATAGGATACAGGAGCAGTTTGAATTTAAAGCTTGGGTCCATGTTTCAGAAACTTTTAATTATGATCATCTCATCAAATCAATTCTCAGGTCAATTTCTTCAGCAGAAGTAGGTGATGAAGGCACGGAAATACTCAACAGTCAATTGCAACAGCAGCTAGCAGGGAAGAAATATTTGCTTGTTCTAGATGATGTCGGgataaaaaatggaaatatgCTGGAGCATTTACTACTTCCTCTTAACCGTGGATCTTCTCGAGGTAAGATGATCGTGACAACACATGACAGTGAGGTAGCGTTAGTTATGAGATCCACACGACTACTTCATTTAAAGCAATTGGAGGAGAGTGACTCTTGGAGTTTATTTGTGAGATATGCTTTTCAAGGCAAGAATGTGTTTGAATATCCAAATCTTGAATTGATTGGCAAGAAAATAGTAGCAAAATGTGGGGGGTTGCCTTTAACTCTGAAAACATTGGGGATTCTCTTCCAAAGAAAATTCTCTGTAACTGAATGGGTTGAGATATTGGAGACTGATTTGTGGTGTTTACCCGAGGGTGACAACTGCATTAATTTTGCTCTGAGGATGCATTACCTTAGCCTCCCTCCCAATCTGAAGCGTTGTTTTGCTTGTTGGTCTAATCTTCCCAAGGGTTATGAGTTTGAGGAGGGTGAATTAATCAGGCTTTGGATGGCAGAAGGTTTGTTAAATTGTTGCGgaagaaacaaaagcaaagaAGAGTTAGGGAATGAATTCTTCGATCAACTAGTGTCAATGTCATTTTTCCAACAATCAGTATTGATGCCATTATGGACCGGTAAGTGCTACTTTATCATGCATGATCTTGTCAATGATTTAGCGAAATCAGTGTCAGGAGAGTTCCGATTGCGAATACGAATAGAGGGTGATAACATGAAAGATATACCTAAAAGGACACGTCACGTATGGTGCTGCCTTGATTTGGAAGATGGTGATAGAAAACTAgagaatgttaaaaaaatcaagGGACTACACAGTCTGATGGTAGAAGCACAAGGCTATGGTGACCAACGCTTTAAGGTACGCACCGATGTGCagcttaatttgtttttaagacTAAAATATTTGCGAATGTTGTCTTTCTCGGGTTGCAATCTCTTAGAGCTAGCTGATGAGATAAGAAATTTAAAGCTTCTGCGCTATCTAGACCTTTCTTACACAGAGATTACAAGCTTACCTAATTCCATTTGTAAGCTGTATAGTTTGCATACCCTCTTACTGGAAGAATGTTTTAAATTGACTGAGCTCCCATCAAATTTTTGCAAACTCGTCAATTTACGTCATCTTAATTTGAAAggcacacatattaagaagaTGCCAAAGGAGATGAGAGGGTTAATAAACCTTGAGATGCTGACCGATTTTGTTGTGGGAGAGCAACATGGATTTGATATTAAGCAGTTGGCAGAACTCAACCACCTTAAAGGAAGGCTTCAAATTTCAGGGTTGAAAAATGTGGCTGATCCAGCAGATGCTATGGCAGCAAATTTGAAACATAAGAAACATTTAGAAGAATTAAGTTTGTCGTATGATGAATGGAGAGAAATGGATGGCTCAGTAACTGAAGCATGTTTCTCGGTCTTGGAGGCTCTGCGACCAAATAGAAATCTCACGAGGCTCAGCATCAATGACTACAGAGGTAGTAGCTTTCCTAATTGGCTTGGGGATCATCATCATCTAGCCAATTTATTATCTCTTGAATTGTTGGGATGTACACACTGTTCCCAGTTGCCACCACTTGGGCAGTTCCCTTCTCTCAAGAAGCTTTCCATTTCAGGCTGTCATGGAGTAGAGATCATTGGTTCAGAGTTTTGCCGCTATAATTCAGCAAATGTTCCATTTAGATCCCTTGAAACTTTGTGTTTCAAGAACATGTCTGAATGGAAGGAATGGTTATGTCTTGATGGTTTCCCTTTAGTTAAAGAGCTTTCTCTAAATCATTGTCCCAAATTGAAAAGTACCCTGCCTTATCACCTCCCTTCTTTGCTAAAATTGGAGATTATTGATTGCCAAGAGTTGGAGGCTTCAATTCCTAATGCTGCTAATATCAGTGATATAGAGCTAAAGAGATGTGATggcatttttataaataaattgccATCAAGCTTGGAAAGGGCCATCCTTTGTGGAACTCATGTCATTGAAACCACCCTAGAGAAAATTCTAGTTAGCAGTGCCTTTCTTGAAGAACTGGAAGTTGAAGACTTCTTTGGTCCAAATCTAGAATGGTCCTCTTTGAATATGTGTAGCTGTAATTCCCTTCGCACTTTAACTATAACAG GTGCTGctaaaagaagaagagaagttgGCAGCCCAGCAGGCTGA